Below is a window of Streptomyces spongiicola DNA.
CCTGGTGCAGCTCGCCCTGGTGGGTCAGCAGCTGCCGCATGCCGCCCTGCCTGCCGGCGTGGTCCCTGCCGTAGGGGGCGATGCTCGTGATCCGGGCCTGCGGCCACGTCTCCCGTATCATCCGGGCGCAGTAACCCCCGGGCAGCTCGCAGGACTCCAGCTCGGTATGCAGCTCGAGCACCTGGTCACTGGGGACGTTCATCGCGCGCAGCTCGTGGAAGATCTGCCACTCCGGGTGCGGTGTGCCCGGCGCCGAACGGCGGATGAGCTGCTGCTCGGAACCGTCGGGCGCACGGTAGCGCAGCACGGCCTGGTAGCCGGGGCCGACGGTCGGCACAGCGGCGGGCTGCTGCTGTTGCCGCGGCGGCTGCGGTGGCTGCGGTGGCTGTTGCGGATAGCCGTACGCGGTCTGCGGACCGGGCTGGGGCGCGTACGGTACCGGCCCCGGAGGGCCCGGAGGCCGCGGCACCCCCGGACCGGCCGGAGCCCCACCCGGGCCGGCCTGACCCGGGTTCGCCAGCACCGTCGCCGCATGGTGGACCCCACCCGGCGGAGTACCCGGAACCCCCGGCGGGCCAGGGGGCCGCGGCGGGCCAGGCTGTGGCGCGTCCGGCGGCTGCGGTCCCCCGGGGCCGGGCCGGGAGACCATCTGCGTCGGTACGTACCCGCCCGTCGGCCCACCCGAGGCACCCGGTCCACCCGACTCGGGCGGCACGGCGCCAGGCCGGGCACCCGGAACGCCTGGCGGCCGGCCCGGTGGCGGAGGAGCAGCCGGGCCGGTGCCGCGCGGTCCGCGCGGTGGCACCGTGGCCCTGCCGGTCGAGGCGTCCGCCAGGTCCTCCGCGGAACGCGGCGCGGCAGTGCCGGGAGGCGGTGCCGCGCCGGGACCGCCGCTGCCACTACCGCTGCCACCGCCAGCCGCACCCGCGCCCGCACCCTGGCTCTGGGGGTCGAAGGCGGGCGACACCGCCGTGCGCGGCAGTCGGCTCCCGCCGGACATCAGCGCCGTCGGCGCCTCCGCGCCCGCCGGAGGCGGCTGGTCGTCCTCGCCGTCGGCACCCGCGAGCGGCGGCGCGAGCACCGTCGCAGGCAGCGGTACGGAACCGTCGTCCGAGCCGGCGTTCGTGTCCGTCCCCGCCCACGGCGTCGCCCCCGCCGGCGCGGCCGGCACCCCCACCGGCGCGGCCGGCTCGTGCTCGCCGCCGCCGCGCCCGCCGGCGGCCGGCGCGGCCGCGGCCGCCACTCCCTCGGGGTGCGTCCCCGGCGCCCCGACTGCCGAGGCCGCCGCCGTACCCGGCCACGCGGCCCCGCCCACATGCGAACCACGGCCGCTCGTCACACCGCCACCGGTCGTGTCCCGGGGGCCGCCCGTGTCCTGCGCCGACCGCGCCGAGCGGGAGCCCTGCCCGGGGCCGGCGGACGCGTCCGCCACCGGCACACCAGCCACCGGCACACCGGTCGCCGACGCTCCCGCCGTAGAAGCACCGGCCGTGGAAGCACCGGCCGTGGAAGCACCGGCCGTGGAAGCACCGGCCGCCGAGGCACCCGTGCCACCGCGTGCACCCCTCCGGTCCGAGATGCCGAGCTTGTCCGCCGCGTCCTGCAACCACTCCGGCGGACTCAGCAGGAACGACGTCTGGTTCAGATCGACCCGCTCAGGCGGTGCGGCCGAAGACGCAACCGTCCCGGGAGGAGCGCCGTACTCCTCCTCGTAGCGGCGGATCACCTCACCCACCGGCAGGCCCGGCCACAACGTGGCCTCCCCGCTGTCCCGGGCGATCACCATCCGCTGCCGGCCGCCGTCCGACGTCGGCCCCTCCGGACGGTCCTCCGCCCACACCACGAAGCCCGACCCGAACTCCCGCACCCGGACCTCGCGGTGCTGGTAGGCGGGCAGCTCGCCGTTGACCCACTCCTCCGCGCGCTCCTGCGCCTGCGCGAACGTCACCATCGAGAAGTTCAACCCCCCACCGGGACGGCATGCGCGAAGCCGCCGTCCACCATCAGGTTCGCGACGGTCTCCAGCTCCGGCGGGTTCCCCACCAGCCGGTCCAGGAACGCGTCGAAGTCCTCGCCGCACGGCAGCAACAGGCTCTCCACCCGCTCCGCCACCGTCCGGCCGTCCCGGTCCCGGGCGTCGTCGTACGCGCAGAACCACACCGAACCCACCGCCGCACCGCGGACCTTGACCGCCAGCAGTCCGCCCTGGACGAAACCGACCCCCAGATAGTCCTTCGTCAGATGGTCGCGCAGGCACTTGTTCGCGTACACCAGGTCATTGACCGCCGCCTCCTCCCGCACCGTGAGGAACGGCTGGTCCACCAGCAGCCCCAGCGCCGCGTCGAGCGCCACGCCCACCGGTGCGCACCCTCCGGCCGCCTTCAGGAAGGAACGGTACGCACCCGGCAGCCGGTAGCCCAGGTCCTCCTCCACACCCAGCAGTTGCCGCTCGGACACCGAGACCGCGCCCTTCGGCAGACCGAAGTGCGCGGGCCGCGTCTCCTGCAACGGACGGGTCCCGCGCTTCCCCTGGTCCACCAGCGCCGTCGCCACACCGCCGTGATGCCGCAGCAGCGCCTTCACCTCGACCGGCACCAGCTCCAGTCGGCGGCTCCCCGCCACGTGATGCCACGTCCAGCCGTGCGGCGTCGCCACCGGGGGAATGGTGTCCCACAGCTCGTGACCTGCCGCGGCCAGCGCCGCGTTCGCCGACACGTAGTCCGTCAGCCGCAGTTCGTCGACGCCGAAGCCCTCCGGCGGTGCCGCGATCTCCGCCGCCGCCCGCGCATACGGTGAGAAATCCGGAAAACCGCGCTCGTCCACCCGCACACCCTCAGGATGCCGAGCGGCCCTCACCGGGTCCGGGAAGCGAACGACCTGTCCGGCGTAGGCGGCGTTCGGCGGCGCTGCGTTCCCCGGGCCCCGGGAGCCGGGAGGTGTGCCCAGCCCCATCCGACCTGTCGTCATGGCGGTATGCCCCCTGCTGCGTCCTGCTGGTTCACCACAGCCTATGCGGTGGGGCGGAAGGGCCACCGCCCCTCCGTTCCGGTGACGAGCCATCATCTCCGAGTGATCCCCAGACCGGGACAGGACGACACAGTCACACCTTTCAGCCACCCCGCTTCCGCGCCGCCCGCCCCGTTTGGCAGGCTGTCCCAGCAACTCGGGGGATTGCACGGAGGGACAACAGCACGATGCACACGGCACCGC
It encodes the following:
- a CDS encoding SUKH-4 family immunity protein, whose amino-acid sequence is MVTFAQAQERAEEWVNGELPAYQHREVRVREFGSGFVVWAEDRPEGPTSDGGRQRMVIARDSGEATLWPGLPVGEVIRRYEEEYGAPPGTVASSAAPPERVDLNQTSFLLSPPEWLQDAADKLGISDRRGARGGTGASAAGASTAGASTAGASTAGASTAGASATGVPVAGVPVADASAGPGQGSRSARSAQDTGGPRDTTGGGVTSGRGSHVGGAAWPGTAAASAVGAPGTHPEGVAAAAAPAAGGRGGGEHEPAAPVGVPAAPAGATPWAGTDTNAGSDDGSVPLPATVLAPPLAGADGEDDQPPPAGAEAPTALMSGGSRLPRTAVSPAFDPQSQGAGAGAAGGGSGSGSGGPGAAPPPGTAAPRSAEDLADASTGRATVPPRGPRGTGPAAPPPPGRPPGVPGARPGAVPPESGGPGASGGPTGGYVPTQMVSRPGPGGPQPPDAPQPGPPRPPGPPGVPGTPPGGVHHAATVLANPGQAGPGGAPAGPGVPRPPGPPGPVPYAPQPGPQTAYGYPQQPPQPPQPPRQQQQPAAVPTVGPGYQAVLRYRAPDGSEQQLIRRSAPGTPHPEWQIFHELRAMNVPSDQVLELHTELESCELPGGYCARMIRETWPQARITSIAPYGRDHAGRQGGMRQLLTHQGELHQVADGPARPAPVRAPLPRVQPAPPLPPEAVAHELVGSFGPQGVCRFEQRAVSRQGVPEIVARTLVWAGLPADFGPFFWAQPPHPVVPTLGELAAQRQVRPPSDANSYLVLGSDFGRAICVQYGTAHIVAVPVEGGPGGQPMVPQFVNSGLPEFTRSLALLGRMWRLRFGLSPEQAGRWTIDFQAQLATLDPAALSSPDSWWSVLLEQMWDGLL
- a CDS encoding SMI1/KNR4 family protein, which codes for MTTGRMGLGTPPGSRGPGNAAPPNAAYAGQVVRFPDPVRAARHPEGVRVDERGFPDFSPYARAAAEIAAPPEGFGVDELRLTDYVSANAALAAAGHELWDTIPPVATPHGWTWHHVAGSRRLELVPVEVKALLRHHGGVATALVDQGKRGTRPLQETRPAHFGLPKGAVSVSERQLLGVEEDLGYRLPGAYRSFLKAAGGCAPVGVALDAALGLLVDQPFLTVREEAAVNDLVYANKCLRDHLTKDYLGVGFVQGGLLAVKVRGAAVGSVWFCAYDDARDRDGRTVAERVESLLLPCGEDFDAFLDRLVGNPPELETVANLMVDGGFAHAVPVGG